From Phalacrocorax carbo chromosome 6, bPhaCar2.1, whole genome shotgun sequence, a single genomic window includes:
- the MANF gene encoding mesencephalic astrocyte-derived neurotrophic factor, with translation MRAAHGLWAALALLLLPDGGRALRDGECEVCVTFLGRFYQTLKDNDVEFTPASIEKELLKSCREAKGKENRLCYYVGATSDAATKIINEVSKPMSHHIPVEKICEKLKKKDSQICELKYDKQIDLSTADLRKLRVRELRRILDDWGEACKGCAEKSDFIRRIHELMPKYAPRAAGARADL, from the exons ATGCGGGCGGCCCACGGGCTCTGGGCGGCACTGGCCCTGCTCTTGCTGCCGGACGGTGGCCGGGCCCTGCGTGACGGGGAGTGCGAGG TGTGTGTTACGTTCCTGGGAAGGTTCTACCAGACTCTAAAGGACAACGATGTTGAGTTCACACCTGCCAGTATTGAAAAGGAGCTCTTGAAATCCTGCAGAGAAGCAAAAGGCAAAGAGAACCGCCTG TGCTATTATGTTGGGGCCACAAGTGATGCAGCCACCAAAATCATTAACGAGGTATCAAAGCCTATGAGTCATCATATCCCTGTGGAAAAAATCTGTGAGAAGCTAAAGAAGAAAGACAGTCAGATCTGTGAACTAAAATACG ACAAACAGATCGACCTGAGCACCGCCGACCTGCGCAAGCTGCGCGTCCGGGAGCTGCGGCGGATCCTGGACGACTGGGGCGAGGCGTGCAAGGGCTGCGCGGAGAAGTCCGACTTCATCCGCAGGATCCACGAACTGATGCCCAAGTACGCGCCGCGAGCCGCCGGCGCCCGCGCGGACCTCTGA
- the RBM15B gene encoding putative RNA-binding protein 15B: MKRGSERDSSPPGAGGGRAAAVKRPRERERESSSRRGPHRSSGASRSSRDKSTPGGGGGGGGGTTTTTTSGGGSSSRSHRGDERAGGGGDSNHRPAGSGSASGARGGGSQAAPSSSSSSSSSSSRALGVPKAKALPGAVVAPSLLLAGPPPGAAPSLLLAGPLGGSAGLAGEPPGSCEYKTLLVSGLSAALPDQLLEDGLFRLFQRFAGGGAGDISVKLSHTPELGRVAYVNFRHPGDARDARRHARARQLLLYDRPLKVEPVYLRGGRRSRTPPPAPSPEPLGYLPPIHGTYQYKQRSLSPVTSPLLREPRPRHAHAAAAAFALEAAAIGLSRERERALDYYGLYDERGRPYSYPIMAEEDLMPEDDQRATRNLFIGNLDHNVSEVELRRAFEKYGIIEEVVIKRPARGQGGAYAFLKFQNLDMAHRAKVAMSGRVVGRNPIKIGYGKANPTTRLWVGGLGPSTSLAALAREFDRFGSIRTIDYVKGDSFAYIQYESLDAAQAACAQMRGFPLGGPERRLRVDFAKAEETRYPQQYQPAPLPVHYELLADGYSRHRSLEQDLRVRDRTPPHLLYSDRDRSFAEADWASPAKNAERRNNLESYSRSVRSRSGERWGSDSDRSVPKPWEERRKRRSLSSDRGRTTHSPYEDRSRTKASGPALDRSPDRARKENHTTESGAEKEQSNSLQNNRHATEEKPHREASDAPQPKKRDSERNHRTGESESKTHEEPKSETKKLKNLSEYAQTLQLAWNGLLVLKNSCFPTSMHILEGDLGVINGLLKDHSSGGKLTQLKIAQRLRLDQPKLDEVTRRIKQGSPNGYAVLLATQSTAAGAGAEGTFPVVEPGLQRRLLRNLVSYLKQKQAAGVISLPVGGAKGRDSTGMLYAFPPCEFSQQYLQSALRTLGKLEEEHMVIVIVKDTA; this comes from the coding sequence ATGAAGCGGGGCAGCGAACGGGACTCCAGCCCaccgggggccgggggaggccgcgccgccgccgtcAAGCGGCCCCGCGAACGCGAACGCGAGAGCAGCAGCCGGCGCGGCCCGCACCGGAGCTCGGGCGCCTCCCGCAGCAGCCGGGACAAGTCCacgcccggcggcggcggcggaggcggcggcggcaccaccaccaccaccaccagcggAGGCGGCTCCAGCTCCCGCAGCCACCGCGGCGATGAgcgcgccggcggcggcggcgactCGAACCACcgcccggcggggagcggctCGGCCTCGGGCGCCCGCGGTGGCGGCAGCCAGgccgccccctcctcctcctcttcctcctcctcctcctcgtcccGGGCGCTCGGCGTGCCCAAGGCCAAGGCCCTGCCGGGCGCTGTGGTGGCCCCCTCGCtgctgctggccgggccgccgccgggcgccgcgccctcgctgctgctggccgggccgctggggggctcggcggggctgGCCGGGGAGCCGCCCGGCTCCTGTGAGTACAAGACGCTGCTGGTGAGTGGGCTGAGCGCGGCCCTGCCCGACCAGCTGCTGGAGGACGGTCTGTTCCGCCTCTTCCAGCGCTTCGCaggggggggagctggggacaTCAGTGTCAAACTCTCCCACACGCCCGAGCTCGGCCGTGTCGCCTACGTCAACTTCCGACACCCTGGGGACGCCCGCGATGCCCGCCGGCACGCCCGGGCTCGGCAGCTGCTCCTCTACGATCGGCCCCTCAAGGTGGAGCCGGTGTATCTGCGCGGAGGACGGAGGAGCCGCACTCCACCTCCCGCGCCCTCTCCAGAGCCCCTGGGGTACCTGCCGCCCATCCACGGCACCTACCAGTACAAGCAGAGATCGCTCTCTCCTGTCACCAGCCCCTTGCTGCGGGAGCCACGGCCCAGGCACGCtcatgctgcagctgccgccTTTGCTTTGGAAGCAGCCGCCATCGGGCTCTCCCGGGAGCGGGAGAGGGCCCTGGATTACTACGGGCTGTATGACGAGCGTGGCCGTCCTTACAGTTACCCCATCATGGCTGAGGAAGACCTGATGCCGGAGGATGATCAGAGAGCAACCCGCAACCTCTTCATTGGCAACCTAGACCACAATGTCTCGGAGGTGGAGCTGAGACGTGCCTTTGAGAAGTATGGCATTATTGAAGAAGTGGTGATCAAgcgccctgcccggggccaAGGCGGGGCTTACGCTTTCCTCAAGTTCCAAAACTTGGACATGGCACATCGGGCCAAGGTCGCCATGTCGGGCCGTGTGGTTGGCAGGAACCCTATCAAAATTGGCTATGGGAAAGCCAACCCTACTACAAGGCTGTGGGTGGGTGGTCTTGGTCCAAGTACTTCCTTGGCTGCCCTGGCAAGGGAGTTTGACCGCTTTGGCAGCATCAGGACTATTGACTACGTGAAGGGAGACAGCTTCGCTTACATCCAGTACGAAAGCTTGGATGCTGCCCAGGCTGCCTGTGCGCAGATGAGGGGCTTTCCTTTGGGCGGACCGGAGAGGAGGCTCCGAGTTGATTTTGCCAAAGCAGAAGAGACAAGATACCCACAGCAGTACCAGCCTGCACCACTGCCCGTGCACTATGAACTGCTAGCGGATGGGTACAGCAGACACAGAAGCCTAGAGCAAGACTTGAGGGTGCGAGATAGGACTCCTCCACATCTCCTGTACTCAGACAGAGACAGGAGCTTTGCAGAGGCAGACTGGGCCAGCCCTGCCAAAAATGCTGAACGCAGAAACAACTTGGAAAGCTACAGCCGATCAGTGCGTAGCCGGAGCGGAGAGCGCTGGGGCAGTGACAGCGATCGCAGTGTGCCCAAACCATGGGAAGAGAGGCGGAAGCGCCGGAGTCTTTCCAGTGACCGCGGGAGGACTACTCACTCGCCTTACGAGGACAGAAGCAGGACAAAGGCCAGTGGGCCAGCTTTAGACCGCAGCCCAGACAGGGCTCGCAAGGAGAATCACACTACAGAATCGGGAGCTGAGAAAGAGCAGAGTAACTCCCTTCAGAACAATCGTCATGCGACTGAGGAGAAACCCCATCGTGAGGCATCCGATGCTCCCCAGCCTAAAAAAAGGGACAGCGAACGCAATCATCGAACTGGTGAATCAGAATCAAAAACTCACGAGGAGCCAAAATCTGAGACCAAAAAGCTAAAGAATTTATCAGAATATGCTCAGACACTGCAACTTGCTTGGAACGGGCTTCTCGTGCTAAAAAACAGCTGCTTCCCCACCTCTATGCACATCCTGGAGGGAGACCTCGGTGTCATCAACGGACTCCTTAAAGACCATTCATCTGGCGGGAAGTTAACGCAGCTCAAAATTGCTCAGAGACTTCGGCTTGACCAGCCCAAGCTGGATGAAGTAACGCGCCGTATCAAACAAGGCAGCCCCAATGGCTACGCTGTGCTCCTGGCAACCCAATCCACCgcggcaggggcaggggctgagggGACCTTCCCTGTTGTAGAGCCTGGCTTGCAGCGACGGCTTCTCAGGAATCTGGTCTCCTACTTGAAACAGAAGCAGGCTGCTGGGGTTATCAGCCTGCCCGTGGGAGGGGCGAAGGGCAGAGACAGCACAGGCATGCTTTACGCATTCCCTCCTTGTGAATTCTCTCAGCAGTACCTCCAGTCAGCACTAAGGACATTGGGAAAGTTAGAAGAAGAACATATGGTGATAGTTATAGTCAAAGACACTGCCTAG